The Gossypium hirsutum isolate 1008001.06 chromosome A03, Gossypium_hirsutum_v2.1, whole genome shotgun sequence genome contains the following window.
taatttgtaaagttatcagagaactagggttttgccatggatgagcatagatgaattatgaagttttatggtagaaaatgaaaggttgttgatagataaacaacttttgtaaagggaattttgatgaaattatgatttagggactaaattgaaaagatgcaaaatttatggaaaaattttgaatattatgaaatacatgggctgtaaattttacatgtaaaaatctGCTAGGCtaggaataaggattaaattgcatgaatttcatttttcgagcctgtggacgaaatcgtcattaatttaaagtttaggggcaaaatggtaaattttcctaagatgtgaattgaattgaattgaacatgaattaatgttaaattcattcatatagattcgAATAGACCAAATTTAGAGTTAgaacaaggaaaagagaaaatgtcggattagtagattttacgtacatgaacatttgtcgaggtaagttcgtgtaactttattatgtatattaatgtgtttgaattgaatgttatgtatgtgaattttataaatgtcaaatatatgaaattggttaCATATCTGAAAAAGcccgataaatattaaatctcatttgaataatggaattcgatggatacaggatttcctaattggttgtggtcctgcatgtgttgcgaacACACCACAGCTCCTAGGAGCATTTCGTTATAAGCTCTCTTGAGCTTCCTATTATATAGTTCCTACGAGCATCCTAATCGgtagtgatcttgcatgtgttgcggactaccGCAGCTATttgtgagcattctgttttatgatcggttgtgatcctgcatatgttgcagatacaAACGAAACTCTTTGTGAGCGTcttgatatggctcgcttgaacttctcgatatatggctatccagagCTCCTAATTaaaggctcttcgtgagcttcctaattaaaagttctttgtgaacttcctgattATGACTCTTATTAGCTTCCTGTTATATAGCCCGAATAAGCTTTCTGATAGGCTTTTTGTGaacttcctgattaatggctctttgtgagctttctGTTATATGGCTTAAGAGAGGATTTCCTGATTATGTGCTTTAAATAGCActtctgaatatgaattgacgaatgataaaatgtaatttatacatatttttatcccatgcttagcccaTTTATGAATAGTTTCTCCTtagttttggtgaatttgatgctcataatcctttaatttcatgttttatacttaagtgagtattggagagtaaaaagagcgagaaacggccaaaaacgaagaaaatggacccatgcaagaaatcaacacggcctggacttactcacacgggcgtgtcacacggttgtgtccatttggtaggattgaagcacgacttacacaggtagacgccacgcccgtgcctattcaatagccttgaccacgggctggagtaatcacacacggacgtgtcacacgagcgtgtccctgccaagcccaagtatagttctattcggaaaaggccaatttttagggctcttaggcattcaaaagcctatttaaacacctaatgagaCACTTAAGAGGGGGaggcagagtaggaagcaaggaattgctcaaggaaagccgattcatccgtctcagaagccggattcatcatcaatactgaagatctcccttcaaattccctcaggagttttgggttttcttatgttttgttatctttattcttttgagatattttcttttataagtataaactaaaacccctaaatacctaaggggaatgaaacctaagacggatcttgttattatcatctgaattatatgataaatatttgatttgttcttaattatgtgtccttaattcttgttttaatattctaggatattgattcaagttaacgctcttattcagaggaggaataaaccctgtctaagagtaaatttgtcgtaattaagcggagttgattgcgtgtctagagatagggtgacaagattttgccggattaggatgaaacctaataagggaatccatagatcgaattaatACAATTCTAGGaagttaattagaaaaagatttcaattattcaacctagaattagacgttattagtctcaagagagataataatataacttagggatttctacggatcaggtcaaatgaataaatcgtccgactcatagtcaaataacaagtgaagtctaggtggatttttccttgggtattttcttaatcaatcgaattttccaaaaatattttctcaacttttctttctatgcattcttagtttagtaattagtttcgataaccaaatcccttaatttttaggctagataataaaaagaaagtaattactactACTCAtagtttctttgggttcgacaatccggtcttgctaaaactatactattgttcgatacgTACACTTGCCTTAGTCGTGTTTATAGTTAGTCTCAAAAAcgaattcaattataaattttaaaacctatcacacgTAAGCACGACCAACGAATTTCTGATTTGTAtacttcgagtgtactacatgtgtatccattgatgttttcaatgatttaacgggcaaaatcctgacatgagaaaatatgaatatgaaatgaattaatacatgtatctgcctgaaatacataaaaatgatgatacatgatatatgaaaatacgagatgataatatatgaacatggaatttgtttgatgaatatgttcatccatGTTCATAAATTTGTACACCTTAAGTGTAATACCTCGAAATTTTTTATAGTAAGATATTAtcattgatatagtaaaataaggaaataaagtgacaaaaaagggaaattttgagttatgtcaacattaggaagtatattatgatatattaattcaagaaaggactaaatcgtaaaagtatgAAAAGTTTTGtcgcacaagagtaaatactcaaaatttgaggggttatagtgtaaatataaaaaatttaaaggaccaatagtgtaaatattttaagggtggaatgatctagaaactaaggaaaatggatgaattaaaaccaaattgaataggtgaagaattgtgagggactaaattgtaaatataccaaattaaatgatgacttaatgatagaattttaaaagatcatgaaagaaaaaatggtcaattagaaggatagagaaatctagaaggcagtGATGAtgtggagatattttagattaaataaataaatattagtttattaatattttaatttgattttttaaattatattttattattatttcatgtaatatataaggaaagaaagaccCGTGCATCAAcatgagaagaagagagaaagaaagaaagtttggctttttttacaatttggtcatttcacaaaaaatccaccattttcacttagaaatcaaaagaattttcatagccatcaagagagaaagataacaaggagactatggagagctagaatatcaagttagattcaagaaatagaagctggaggagagagaaaatcaagttaaagattgaaatcaatagaacaaggtaaaaacattaagatttcaatatattttaaagtttgatattattgaaaaagcatggaaatgatattatagtagagttttcttatataaggctctatgttcttgatatgtttgTGAAGAGAactaagagaaagtgatgagaaatattatagagaaatggaatgagggtgttataaacttagaaGCCGATtcatccatctcagaagccggattcatcatcaagactgaagatctcccttcaaactccctcaggagttttgggctttcttatgttttgttatctttattcttttgagatgttttctttcataagtatgaactaaaaccctaaaatacctaaggggaatgaaacctaagacggatcttgttattattatctgaattatatgataaatatttgatttgtttttaattatgtgttcttaattcttgttttaatattccaagatattgattcaagttaacgctcttattcagaggaggaataaaccctgtctaagagtaaatttttcgtaattaagcggagttgattgcgagcctagagatagggtgacaagattttgccggattaggatgaaacctaataagggaatccatagatcgagttaatacaattctaggaagttaattagaaagagatttcaattattcaacctagaattagacgttattagtctcaagagagataataatataacttagggatttctacggatcaggtcaaatgaataaatcgttcgattcatagtcaaataacaagtgaagcctaggtggatttttccttgggtattttcttaatcaatcgaattttccaaaaatattttctcaacttttctttctatgcattcttagtttagtaattagtttagatagccaaaacccttaatttttaggctagataataaaaagaaagtaattactagtactcgtagtttatttgggttcgacaatccagtcttgctaaaactatactattgttcgatacgTACACTTGCCTTAGTCGTGTTTATAGTTAGTCTCAAAAAcgaattcaattataaattttaaaacctatcacacgTAAGCACGATCAACGAATTTCTGATTTGTATACTtcaagtgtactacatgtgtatccattgatgttttcaatgatttaacgggcaaaatcctgacatgagaaaatatgaatatgaaatgaattaatacatgtatctgcctgaaatacataaaaatgatgatacatgatatatgaaaatacgagatgataatatatgaacatggaatttgtttgatgaatatgttcatccatgttcatccatgattataaATTTGTACACCTTAAGTGTAATACCTCGAAATTTttatagtaagatattatccttgatatagtaaaataaggaaataaagtgacaaaaaagggaaattttgagttatgtcaacattaggaagtatattatgatatattaattcaagaaaggactaaatcgtaaaagtatgAAAAGTTTTGtcgcacaagagtaaatactcaaaatttgaggggttacagtgtaaatataaaaaatctaaaggaccaatagtgtaacaCTAATAACGATTCTAAAGGTTGGTTTCCTTGTATGGCTGTTAGTGTGAATCTTGGGAAGCCACTGATCTTGAAGATTTGAATTGATGGAGTCTTACAACAGGTAGAGCATGAAGCTCTTCCTAGTGTTTTGTTTTGGGTGCGGGAGATATGAACATGTCCAAGACCTATGTTTATTGCAAGGTACAAAAGATGATATTCATAGAACTAATGACAATATTCAAACTCGAGTCTACAATTGTTGATCCAAACTTAAATCATGAGTTTTTTAATACTTGATTTAAGTAATAtcgaactttctttttttttaaaaatgagatTGATTTTTATACAAATAAGCAATTTTAAACTCAAGTATGAGTAAAACTGAGTTGaactcaaataaattattttatttttccaatgAAATTCTAACAAAAACTTGAAATCTAACTCAATTCTCTCATAATTTATAAATGGTTAGAATTTCCTATAAGTCTTTATATTCTTTgtaaatttagaaattaatttttttatttttttagattttaaaatttaaatctaattattaatactgttaaaattattttattaaggcTGTGTTTGGTAACCATGAaaacattttccggaaaatgttttcctaattttacGCTGTTTGGTTAcatgaaaatattttacataagtAAAACGTTTTCAGAAACAGGTAAAATGGGATGCTTTTTATGTAAAATGTCTTACGGAttttttccgtaagacattttccaaactCTCACTTTCCCTTGCGCCGttcatcttccttcttcttcATCCATCCAGGTATTTTCTACTTTTACTTCTTCTGttcttcttctttcatttttcctttcgCATAATCTCTTCTAATGGTAGCTTTTCGATCTTAGGTGCTTTCTCTTTCGCATACAACCGGTATCATCATTGCGTCGTTCTTCATCTTCTCATCCAAGTAActtttctcctcttcttcttccaTTATTCATCTTTAATTGAAAGTGTAAAAACGTTATTTAAGCAAATATACAGAGGACAGGAGCATTTAAGGGTTTAGACAAATACACCAAAAACCTCACGCTTAGGCttcttgtttttcccttttctgcTAATACCCACTTACCCCATCTCTGCaatctgctttttttttttcatgtgaTAGTTTAAAACATTGAATTGAAGGTTATTGACTGAATTTTCTATTTCTGGATTTTAAAcagtttaaaattatatatgcttATCTCCATTTGTTTAAGTTAAATGAGGTTAGTTGATTATCACTTGGAAGTTGTCAAAAAAAAACTCCTTAAATCATGAAACAAAGACATTTGTGGAAACATTAATGCCATAGTGATGAACTTAGAGATGCTGATTAACGATCTTGACAAACTAGCAGAGGGAAAGGGAGCTCAATTCAGAGGAGCTTACTCTTAAAGAAAAATACCCAGCAAGCTTCCACTAAAAAATCCTAATAAGGTGTGGAGGGTACAACCCCTCCACATGCTTAAGACTTCATGGAGTATAGAATTTTAAAGGATATAAAAAAATACAGGTTACATATATCCTATTCCAGGtgcttgaaattttaaaattccaatttggaaatcttcaaattttcaaaacgTTATATGATTAATTTAGGAAAGGCAGTAAATTCATTTTTATGGAATCTACAAATCAAGTTCAAATGATTCTATGGCCGTTCCAAAGCTAACAACATAGTACAAAATCTAACGAGGGACCTCAACTAATAGTCTTTACAAGATAGATATCCTTTAGTGATATATAGACTAATTCCATTTTGATCTGCAGGAAAAAAGACAGTTGATAAATAGCTTAAAATTTAGACTATTACACAAGAAACACAAGGCAGTATACAGTTTATTTCTGAGTTTATTTGTGTTTAGGCAGTATGCCTTTGCAAGTTATATGACTAAAATGCTGTTAAAAGTAGCAgtggttttctttattttttcatctctattttttcttttgtcATTTTGTCTGAATTGATAATTATTGAGGACGAACTTTACTTACTACTTTTAATCATTTGTAACTGTTTAAGCTTCAAATTTTGAATAACAAAGAGGTATTTTTAAGGTATCTTATGATGGCCATTGCATTCAAAGCTACAAAGATTGGAAGCTTTAAAGTGAGAACTTGGAATAGCATGGAAACAATCACCTAGAGTGACTTGTGGGAATTAGATTTTTGTCTGGTTTGAGGTTTGTTCAACAGATAGGTGTAATTTGGGATTTTAAGGTTCTGTTTGTTGCGATCTGTCTATGTTTATGTTTTTAGGATGGGTCATTTTGTACCTGCTGATTACTTTGTTTTTATGCAGCTTTCATAGTTGTTGTactagcaaaaaaaaaacaataagtcaaataatatatattttattttttaagttcatGGTTATTGGCAGTGTCTGAATATGCTTACtagatttatcattttaaaatatgatttatgattaaaaaaaaagtcatgtAAAAGTGTGTAGTTTTTTGCCTTAAGCAATCGGTAGTTCAATTGTCTTTTGGTCTACTATTGTTATCATCACAAAATTAACTTGTAATGGTCTCAATTGAAAATTATTGTCAATCTCATTTTGTTAATAGcagaaacaaaaaatgaaaccatatatatattatagtaaaGGTTCCAAGTAGGTGCCATTGTTTGTCCATTGGGTTTTTTTCCACTGCCATTATAATTGTGCCATAATCTAACAACTATTGGTAGCTTAAATTGATCTTtaaaaaacatacatacatatgtacGCATGTAGTCTTATTATTAAGAATAGAGATCAAGTTCAATTGAATATTGTATataaccaaattgaataaaattgtttatttatcagttttcttaattttttttaaaaatatatatttattctataatatttaaaaattttcactaattggaaaataaaatataataatcacAAATATGTGTAGGATGCAAAATTTGTTCTATTTGGTACTACAGATTATGATAAATATGTCTTGAATTAtgcctttttttgttattatttatgtTGGGTTTGGTTAGTTAATTCTATTCTTtttagtcatggtaactttagGCATTGCTTGAGTCATTGCTTGagaaacttatatatatatgtatgcactTTAGACAAGATAACTTTTGTCATATATGTGCCCTTATGAAaagtttatgtattttttatagtgatcaaatatttgtgtgatattattttgtgtagatggatcatAATCAACATCAAAATGCAATTGTCGGAGTcgtggcttcagttttagcttttggggctctctggataaaaaaattaaaaactaagaaGGAAATTACTTCTCACCCTCGTGTAAATCGAGAgtatgaaagagaaaattatattaatagtattttatataatgGTGACCGGCATTGTATTGATATGATAAGGATGAGACCGGTtgcattttttaatttgtatgatATTCTTAGTAGAaataatttgttacaatcaactaaatcggtgaatattagggagcaagtagttatatttttacatataattggtcataatgtaaggtttcgagtgataagatctagatattatagatcaactgaGACAATTCACCGTCactttagggttgtattgagagttgttttgaaattgtataagctagttattagattacctgatgagtcaactcctagtgaaatcagaaacaatccaaggttttatccttattttaaagattgtattggagcattagatggaactcatgttCATGCATCCGTTCCACTTAACATTCAAGGAAGATTTCGTAGCCGTAAaggggggacgacacaaaatgtattggctgccattacatttgatttgaaatttttctatgttctagctggttgggaaggtagtgcacatgattctcgtattttaagtgatgcactttcacgcCCAAGAAGATTAAAAATTCCGGAAGGTAagaattataaaacattaaataccaaatagttttactaagctcataatttattagtaataattatgttttgtcaaattgtaggtaaatattatcttgctgatgctggatatggcatccgtaatggatatattaccccatatcgtggtgttcaatatcatttaaaagagtttagtgcTCAGGGGCCTGAAAATGAaaaggaactctttaatcttcgtcattcatcattgcgaatcactattgaacgtgtttttgggattttgaagaaacggtttcgtgtattagatgctgaaccattttggaattttcaaactcaagtggatatagttttggcttgttgcatcattcataatcatatcatgggagttgatcctagtgatttacttaatcaagaaTTATACGGGGAGCCTGAGTCTGATTTGATAATATCAACTCTTACGGagcgagaagaaagagaagaagcaagagaatggtctgctaagagagaTGAAATTGCACAAACTATATGAATTGATTATATGGTTAGAAATATTATGTaggtttagggcttagggttgtagtttctatattatgtatgttttattaaaaaaaaaaaatttgttaatgttGGATTctgaaattttagtttattatgtTTGTTGGATTCTAAAATTATTATGTCTTGAttttgttagatattgattatgtttcaagcttgttagatattgaatttattatgttttaagcttgttggatattgaaatgattgacaatgacaattattaatgtagaatgggtaagggcaacCAAGAAGGAACCTCCAAGCAATTCAAGTGGACAAAACCGATGGAACatctttttattgaaattttagcTGAGGAGGCCCAgaaaggaaataagccttctaatacTTTCAAAGCAGCTTCTATTAATCGAGTTGTCGAAGCTATTTCTGAAAAATTTCAAGTCCAATGCGATGCAAAAcatgtggaaaatcatttgaggactgtaAAGAAATAGTGGCAGATTATATGCACAATTCAgggtgaaagtggttttggataggatgataacatgaaaatgatcacatgtgatagagcgacatatgatgcagcagtaatggtaatatatgtatgtatatgttaagtatatttcaattattttttacttgttattctaattttatataatatccaacaagcacacaagaagtatgaaccatttttgaataaaagcattgatcattatgatgaaatggctttggttgttggcaaagatatggcaacagggagttttgcccgaacatttgctgacatagatttggatgatgatAACATAGGTTCAGTGCCTATAGACTGCGAGAATGAAGCGGCTGAAGAGGTAAGAACAATtgtatcttcatctggcacatccaaacgtaaaagaaaaaaggCTCAAGAAAGTGTCGAAGATGAACAAATTAAACTTGTGAGTGAACAACTTGGcgaaattgctaatgctttgaaaCAATTTACTGCGGATAAGACACCACATCTTTACAAAGAAGTGATGTCAATGGAGGTAGAatgatttgatgatgacttcctttgttctgtgtttgattattTAGTGAGTCATGAATTTGAGGCAaaagcttttttagttaaaagaaagaagcatagaaaaatttggcttcaaaaattttctcaaggttgaagatattgataatgtagtgtaatattagttatgcacttggacaatgttgttatAATATGCTGTAATATTAGTTATCATGTGGTGTAATATGttgttatatataaaataaattcaatcaaacaaagaaagaaaagataataaattctttaaatatataaatttttattataaaacaacttttcaggaaaatattttcaggaaatttgccaaacaacagaaaatattttacacagattc
Protein-coding sequences here:
- the LOC107940820 gene encoding uncharacterized protein; the protein is MDHNQHQNAIVGVVASVLAFGALWIKKLKTKKEITSHPRVNREYERENYINSILYNGDRHCIDMIRMRPVAFFNLYDILSRNNLLQSTKSVNIREQVVIFLHIIGHNVRFRVIRSRYYRSTETIHRHFRVVLRVVLKLYKLVIRLPDESTPSEIRNNPRFYPYFKDCIGALDGTHVHASVPLNIQGRFRSRKGGTTQNVLAAITFDLKFFYVLAGWEGSAHDSRILSDALSRPRRLKIPEGKYYLADAGYGIRNGYITPYRGVQYHLKEFSAQGPENEKELFNLRHSSLRITIERVFGILKKRFRVLDAEPFWNFQTQVDIVLACCIIHNHIMGVDPSDLLNQELYGEPESDLIISTLTEREEREEAREWSAKRDEIAQTI